A single genomic interval of Vulcanisaeta thermophila harbors:
- a CDS encoding Zn-ribbon domain-containing OB-fold protein has product MSLEPRYEDQWRQMIRQLESVVKSTGLPVAPDEKGQYSLWYDVRELRLRYSVSVERIKRFFEGLREGRVYATRCRRCGRYYFPPQADCPYCRVSDMEWVEVSGEGELLTYTVINTKPLTFSHYPDYIVAIARMREGFNVLAWLRADPGKVRIGMKVKLQVVRREPEGYLTYEFIPME; this is encoded by the coding sequence ATGTCCCTCGAGCCTAGGTATGAGGATCAGTGGAGGCAAATGATAAGGCAGTTGGAGAGTGTTGTTAAGTCCACGGGACTGCCCGTGGCGCCTGACGAGAAGGGTCAGTACAGCCTTTGGTATGACGTTAGGGAGCTCAGGCTCAGGTACTCAGTGAGTGTGGAGAGGATTAAGAGGTTCTTTGAGGGGTTGAGGGAGGGCAGGGTATACGCAACCAGGTGCAGGAGGTGCGGTAGGTACTACTTCCCACCCCAGGCGGACTGCCCATACTGCAGGGTCAGCGATATGGAGTGGGTCGAGGTAAGTGGTGAGGGTGAGTTGCTCACGTACACGGTAATAAACACAAAACCACTCACATTTTCCCACTACCCAGACTACATAGTGGCCATTGCCAGGATGAGGGAGGGATTTAACGTACTAGCCTGGCTCAGGGCTGACCCGGGGAAGGTTAGGATTGGAATGAAGGTTAAGCTGCAGGTGGTTAGGAGGGAGCCCGAGGGTTACCTAACGTATGAGTTCATACCCATGGAGTGA
- a CDS encoding thiolase C-terminal domain-containing protein yields the protein SSTITDGAAAVILASEDVARKITDTPVWIRSIGVATGTANLSKRSDFIGLEAAQRAAEEAFRRLGIEHRETWRYFDVADVHDCFTIAEVMAYEDLGFAERGMGIQLIRNEQTYKGGLIPVNLDGGLKAKGHPIGATGIGMAVEMTKQLRQSVEPRDRQADIYVGWALSHNVGGTGHYAYVTTYSLDKDSQPRTKPKR from the coding sequence TCAAGCACAATAACTGATGGGGCGGCGGCCGTCATACTGGCGAGTGAGGATGTGGCCAGGAAGATAACGGACACGCCCGTTTGGATCAGGTCCATTGGCGTGGCCACGGGCACAGCAAACCTAAGCAAGAGGAGTGACTTCATAGGGCTTGAGGCGGCCCAGAGAGCTGCTGAGGAGGCCTTTAGGAGATTGGGCATTGAGCATAGGGAGACCTGGAGGTACTTCGACGTTGCCGACGTGCATGACTGCTTCACAATAGCCGAGGTAATGGCCTACGAGGACCTGGGATTTGCGGAGAGGGGCATGGGCATTCAGTTAATTAGGAATGAGCAGACGTACAAGGGAGGCCTAATACCCGTTAACCTAGACGGTGGGCTAAAGGCCAAGGGACACCCCATAGGCGCCACTGGGATTGGTATGGCCGTGGAGATGACCAAGCAGTTGAGGCAGTCAGTGGAGCCCAGGGATAGGCAGGCGGACATATACGTGGGCTGGGCCCTAAGCCACAACGTGGGTGGTACAGGGCACTACGCATACGTAACCACGTACTCACTGGATAAGGACTCACAACCAAGGACCAAGCCCAAGAGGTGA